One Phycisphaerales bacterium genomic window carries:
- a CDS encoding NUDIX domain-containing protein, translating to MTRVLADLVDVYVMRQAGDLEFLQLRRTAEPLSGTWQPVMGHIEQGEDAMQAAVRELGEEVGLVPGDDAWLGFWQLEEVHPYFVAALDAVVLSPRFAVLVHAAWQPDISTDHAHDAHRWVPACDAEATFLWPGQWRACAEAASLIARRGCELERALRLRPDA from the coding sequence GTGACCCGCGTGCTGGCCGATCTGGTCGACGTATACGTGATGCGTCAGGCCGGCGACCTCGAGTTTCTCCAGCTCCGCCGGACCGCCGAGCCCTTGTCGGGCACGTGGCAGCCCGTGATGGGCCACATCGAGCAGGGCGAGGACGCCATGCAAGCGGCTGTCCGGGAACTGGGCGAAGAGGTCGGGCTCGTGCCGGGCGACGACGCATGGCTGGGCTTCTGGCAGCTCGAGGAAGTGCACCCCTACTTCGTAGCGGCGCTCGATGCAGTCGTGCTCTCGCCCCGCTTTGCGGTGTTGGTTCACGCGGCGTGGCAACCGGACATTTCGACAGACCATGCGCACGACGCCCACCGCTGGGTGCCCGCGTGTGACGCAGAAGCGACGTTCCTCTGGCCCGGCCAGTGGCGTGCGTGTGCGGAAGCTGCCAGCTTGATCGCTAGGCGCGGATGCGAGCTCGAGCGGGCGTTGCGGCTGCGTCCCGACGCGTGA
- a CDS encoding CPBP family intramembrane glutamic endopeptidase, with translation MALNQTGSWAISPRLGLAACGVACLLASDACFGGGYTLAQVQSAPPMGEGVKALTTSDWLAIIIRVAAPLVLVILFLADFIRPGSFQRAGKRDVVAFQWPVWLFGAFVVVSAQIFGAQAFGQITVVWEWLAAQGGPVQPLGQSETRDEALAQLGAVIFGAFAGGVMVYLLNKREHDEGMRFGAGDVPLGLLAVLIAFPVVAATGEVSRLAFTYATGEEQSAIAHKTLEMIRQNSDDPWTWVIIACAILGAAIIEELIFRAFVQTALLRMLGSTWLAVIIASAVFALVHLSGDQVPWHAVPALFVLGLAIGVAYERFKGLGVPIAMHAGFNAINIALVLWLANPTPTPPPQYDQQGLPIAQPEEGQPAPASPPAQTPEDQP, from the coding sequence GTGGCTCTGAACCAAACAGGATCGTGGGCGATTTCGCCCCGGCTGGGGCTGGCGGCATGCGGTGTGGCATGCCTGCTGGCTTCAGACGCGTGCTTTGGTGGGGGCTACACGCTCGCGCAGGTGCAGAGCGCCCCGCCGATGGGCGAGGGCGTGAAGGCCCTGACCACCAGCGACTGGCTGGCCATCATCATCCGGGTGGCCGCGCCGCTGGTGCTGGTCATTCTGTTCCTGGCCGACTTCATCCGACCCGGCTCGTTCCAGCGGGCGGGCAAGCGAGACGTCGTGGCCTTCCAGTGGCCCGTCTGGCTGTTCGGCGCCTTCGTCGTCGTCTCGGCCCAGATCTTCGGGGCCCAGGCGTTCGGCCAGATCACCGTCGTGTGGGAGTGGCTGGCCGCTCAGGGCGGGCCCGTGCAACCACTGGGCCAGAGCGAGACGCGCGACGAGGCCCTGGCCCAGCTCGGCGCGGTCATCTTCGGCGCCTTCGCCGGCGGGGTCATGGTCTACCTGCTGAACAAGCGGGAGCACGACGAGGGCATGCGCTTCGGGGCGGGCGACGTTCCCCTGGGCCTGCTGGCCGTGCTCATTGCCTTCCCGGTCGTCGCGGCGACCGGTGAGGTCTCAAGGCTGGCATTCACCTACGCCACGGGCGAGGAGCAGAGCGCCATCGCCCACAAGACGCTGGAGATGATCCGGCAGAACTCCGACGATCCGTGGACGTGGGTGATCATCGCGTGCGCCATCCTCGGCGCGGCGATCATCGAGGAACTGATCTTCCGGGCCTTCGTGCAGACCGCCCTGCTGCGGATGCTGGGCTCAACGTGGCTGGCGGTCATCATCGCCAGCGCCGTGTTCGCCCTGGTCCACCTCTCGGGCGATCAGGTGCCCTGGCACGCCGTGCCGGCATTGTTCGTGCTCGGGCTGGCCATCGGCGTGGCCTACGAGCGATTCAAGGGCCTGGGCGTGCCCATCGCCATGCACGCGGGGTTCAACGCCATCAACATCGCCCTGGTGCTGTGGCTGGCCAACCCCACGCCCACGCCACCGCCCCAGTATGACCAGCAGGGCTTGCCCATCGCCCAGCCCGAAGAGGGCCAGCCCGCGCCCGCCAGCCCGCCGGCCCAAACGCCCGAGGACCAGCCTTAA
- a CDS encoding PilZ domain-containing protein, which translates to MDTHTDNLDRRRFRRTSVNRAGKVFVRRALRYLPVQALDVSLGGLLLEVKSDRPLMVGEPLDVIIGDGSRAVVDADDVIEARIAHVKVAEDGSQRVGLAFAHEGAMAAVAA; encoded by the coding sequence ATGGATACGCACACCGACAACCTCGATCGACGCCGCTTCCGCCGGACCAGCGTGAACCGGGCCGGCAAGGTGTTCGTCCGCCGGGCTCTGCGATACCTGCCGGTGCAGGCGCTGGACGTCTCGCTGGGTGGCCTGTTGCTGGAGGTCAAGAGCGACCGCCCGCTGATGGTGGGCGAGCCCCTGGACGTGATCATCGGCGATGGCAGCCGGGCGGTGGTAGACGCCGACGACGTGATCGAGGCGCGCATCGCCCACGTGAAGGTTGCCGAGGACGGTTCGCAGCGCGTCGGCCTGGCGTTCGCGCACGAGGGCGCGATGGCCGCCGTCGCCGCCTGA
- a CDS encoding aldo/keto reductase, protein MPLNHYVTLGRSGLRVSPFCLGTMTFGKEWGWGSDVETSNQVITTYLDAGGNFLDTANMYTKGHSEAVIGDYFQSGPGKGRRDRVVIATKFLSNMYMGDPNGGGASRKTIYESCEQSLRRLKTDYIDLYWMHFHDKHTPIDETMRALDDLVRAGKVRYIGFSDTPAWKVVQAQYEAIFRSWSPLIALQIEYSLLERTVEHDLLPMAREMGLGVTPWSPIKGGILSGKYTRENTPEEGEGRYDKDSKHLSERTFKIIDALIEIGNAHNTSAAQVAFKWVQDRPGVTSCIIGARKLDQLKDNLKALDLELTEDETKRLDELSAPEPVFPHSFLANIDNAIQGGTTVNGVKSEAPKMAPQSDDERW, encoded by the coding sequence ATGCCCCTGAACCACTACGTCACCCTGGGCCGCAGCGGCCTGCGCGTGAGCCCCTTCTGCCTTGGCACCATGACCTTCGGAAAGGAATGGGGCTGGGGCAGCGACGTCGAGACCTCCAACCAGGTCATCACGACGTACCTGGACGCGGGCGGGAACTTCCTCGACACCGCCAACATGTACACCAAGGGCCACAGCGAGGCGGTCATCGGCGACTACTTCCAGAGCGGACCGGGCAAGGGCAGGCGCGACCGCGTGGTCATCGCCACCAAGTTCCTGAGCAACATGTACATGGGCGACCCCAACGGCGGCGGCGCGAGCCGCAAGACCATCTACGAGAGCTGCGAGCAGAGCCTCAGGCGTTTGAAGACCGACTACATCGACCTCTACTGGATGCACTTCCACGACAAGCACACGCCCATCGACGAGACGATGCGCGCGCTCGATGACCTCGTGCGCGCCGGCAAGGTCCGCTACATCGGCTTCAGCGACACGCCCGCGTGGAAGGTCGTGCAGGCCCAGTACGAGGCCATCTTCCGCAGCTGGTCGCCGCTGATCGCCCTGCAGATCGAGTACTCGCTGCTGGAGCGCACGGTCGAGCACGACCTGCTGCCGATGGCGCGGGAGATGGGCCTGGGCGTCACGCCCTGGAGCCCGATCAAGGGCGGCATCCTGAGCGGCAAGTACACGAGGGAGAACACGCCCGAGGAGGGCGAGGGCCGCTACGACAAGGACAGCAAGCACCTGAGCGAACGGACGTTCAAGATCATCGACGCGCTCATCGAGATCGGCAACGCGCACAACACGAGCGCCGCGCAGGTCGCCTTCAAGTGGGTGCAGGACCGTCCCGGCGTGACGAGCTGCATCATCGGCGCGCGGAAGCTCGACCAGCTCAAGGACAACCTCAAGGCCCTGGACCTCGAATTGACCGAGGACGAGACCAAGCGGCTCGACGAGCTGAGCGCCCCCGAGCCCGTCTTCCCGCATTCGTTCCTGGCGAACATCGACAACGCCATCCAGGGCGGGACGACCGTCAACGGCGTCAAGAGCGAGGCGCCCAAGATGGCCCCCCAATCCGACGACGAACGCTGGTAG
- a CDS encoding adenylyltransferase/cytidyltransferase family protein, translating to MSTTTHHPAIRPLEKLLEWRRGLRERGQRLVQCHGCFDIVHPGHIRHLRWARAQGDALLVTITADQGVNKGVGRPLIPHDLRAENLASLDMVDAVHVVEAPTAEGILRAVQPDVYVKGREYQSNEDPRFAAEREAVEAHGGRVVFSSGDIVFSSSALIAAIEGGRDTGVDASTGTLAQLLRQPGLRDEGIARALEAARGRRVLVLGESVEEVYRVCQAPQMASREPVMTLRPAGERRFDGGAAGVAIQLAAMGLRPLLVTAPPAGKPGELLAERLRGSRVALSPLPPIAEPMVIEHFVAGVQKLMTVDHARSMATDRALPEAVASVVADRASGADAVCVADQGLGLLAGPVARKLSELLKERRCVLTTSAQARSANPLSIRHADLLYAAEADLHRAVGNPSGSLTASAWSAMDAAQAGAALVGLGAEGLLAFDRLDEAIDSGDGWPTRVRAQPVPSLAPLSLDSCGANAAALAAATAGLVGARAAGLEPDVHVCVAAVLAAVAEADAISRPGMALVTHGSMRTAVDRLSRAHLVFRPDASQAPARVAS from the coding sequence GTGAGCACAACGACCCATCATCCGGCTATCAGACCCCTGGAGAAGCTCTTGGAATGGCGCCGGGGCCTGCGTGAACGCGGGCAGCGGCTGGTCCAATGCCACGGCTGCTTCGACATCGTCCATCCCGGGCACATCCGCCACCTGCGCTGGGCCCGGGCCCAGGGCGATGCCCTGCTGGTCACCATCACGGCCGATCAGGGGGTGAACAAGGGCGTGGGCCGACCGCTGATCCCCCACGATCTTCGGGCCGAGAACCTCGCCAGCCTGGACATGGTCGACGCCGTCCACGTGGTCGAGGCCCCCACCGCCGAGGGCATCCTGCGAGCCGTGCAGCCGGACGTGTACGTCAAGGGTCGCGAGTACCAGTCCAACGAAGATCCACGATTCGCCGCCGAGCGGGAGGCCGTCGAGGCCCATGGCGGCCGTGTGGTCTTCTCCTCGGGCGACATCGTGTTCAGCAGTTCGGCCCTGATCGCCGCGATCGAGGGCGGGCGAGACACGGGCGTGGACGCATCTACCGGAACGCTGGCGCAGCTGCTGCGCCAACCCGGCCTGCGAGATGAAGGCATCGCCCGGGCGCTCGAAGCCGCACGAGGTCGACGGGTGCTCGTCCTGGGCGAGTCGGTCGAAGAGGTCTACCGCGTGTGCCAGGCGCCGCAGATGGCCTCGCGCGAGCCGGTGATGACGCTTCGGCCCGCCGGAGAGCGTCGATTCGATGGCGGCGCGGCGGGCGTGGCCATCCAGTTGGCAGCCATGGGCCTGCGGCCGCTGCTGGTGACCGCGCCGCCCGCGGGCAAGCCGGGAGAACTGCTGGCCGAGCGGCTGCGCGGCTCGCGGGTGGCCCTCTCGCCCCTGCCGCCGATCGCCGAGCCCATGGTGATCGAGCACTTCGTGGCCGGCGTGCAGAAGCTGATGACGGTCGACCACGCCCGCTCCATGGCAACCGACCGGGCGCTGCCCGAGGCCGTGGCCTCGGTGGTGGCCGACCGTGCGAGCGGGGCCGACGCCGTCTGCGTGGCCGATCAGGGCCTGGGACTGCTGGCCGGCCCGGTGGCCCGGAAGCTGAGCGAACTGTTGAAGGAGCGACGCTGCGTCCTGACCACGAGCGCCCAGGCCCGCAGCGCCAACCCGTTGTCGATCCGCCACGCAGACCTGCTGTACGCCGCCGAGGCAGACCTTCACCGGGCGGTGGGAAACCCGTCGGGCAGCCTGACGGCATCGGCCTGGTCGGCCATGGATGCCGCCCAAGCCGGCGCGGCCCTGGTCGGGCTCGGGGCCGAGGGCCTGCTGGCCTTTGATCGACTGGACGAAGCGATCGATTCGGGCGACGGCTGGCCGACGCGCGTGCGTGCTCAGCCGGTGCCCAGCCTGGCGCCGCTATCGCTCGACTCGTGCGGCGCCAACGCCGCGGCGCTGGCCGCTGCGACGGCCGGTCTCGTCGGCGCCCGTGCCGCCGGGCTCGAGCCGGACGTACACGTGTGCGTGGCGGCGGTGCTGGCAGCCGTGGCAGAAGCCGACGCGATCTCGCGCCCGGGCATGGCGCTGGTGACGCATGGCTCGATGCGAACCGCCGTCGATCGGCTCTCACGCGCCCACCTCGTGTTTCGTCCGGATGCCTCGCAAGCGCCAGCTCGGGTGGCCTCGTGA
- a CDS encoding glycosyltransferase, which produces MEQISDALVLVFDESSTLVQLDRSGALERHRALWTDVARRHGKLILVTHDRGDEAQKAAELARSLGATCVCDDRGTLAHEHQDRAASTVAAQLKGSTSVVVQSVGLMAAPTALAITAALQTAGVKTALLAEGADLWSRQSICEFGSTSRAALEAAYREQLACTSAHVVLAGCAPVADDLIWRFNLSAERVRTVPMPVLGDTCCVRAEQRDKSTILAFGPATKRARLSLVIDAIAFLRKTDWPDASLKVLMDGPEAPALVEQAERLGVPLEIIASPTAEQAAQAQRTCALMVYAATSETNPPAVFEALSVGTAVVLAVDPLCALQVVHGVSGLRMPAEAEAIARGVGGLLMDAPWRDALGAAGREKAYADHSSPVVAKAMAEAQVAALEIADRDGSAVSSALILAGDGLAGLDPEDTGAAWARAIRESLGRVEADPDAYLAAIGRAVEGLRREAKRAPAA; this is translated from the coding sequence ATGGAGCAGATCTCGGACGCGCTGGTACTGGTATTCGACGAGAGCTCAACGCTCGTGCAACTGGACCGCAGCGGCGCCCTGGAGCGTCACCGCGCCCTGTGGACCGACGTGGCCCGTCGGCACGGCAAGCTGATCCTCGTGACCCATGATCGCGGCGACGAGGCCCAGAAGGCCGCCGAACTCGCCAGGAGCCTGGGCGCAACGTGCGTGTGCGACGACCGCGGAACGCTCGCCCACGAGCACCAGGACCGCGCCGCGAGCACCGTGGCCGCACAACTGAAGGGCAGCACGTCGGTGGTGGTGCAGTCCGTGGGGCTCATGGCCGCCCCGACGGCCCTTGCCATCACCGCGGCCCTGCAGACTGCGGGCGTCAAGACCGCTCTGCTGGCCGAGGGCGCCGACCTCTGGAGCCGCCAGTCGATCTGCGAATTCGGCTCGACCTCTCGGGCGGCACTCGAAGCGGCCTATCGAGAGCAACTGGCGTGCACGTCGGCCCACGTGGTCCTGGCCGGCTGCGCGCCGGTCGCCGATGACCTGATCTGGAGGTTCAACCTCTCGGCCGAACGCGTCCGGACGGTGCCCATGCCCGTGCTGGGAGACACCTGCTGCGTGCGGGCCGAACAGCGCGACAAGAGCACGATCCTGGCATTCGGGCCCGCCACCAAGCGCGCCCGCCTGAGCCTGGTGATCGACGCCATCGCGTTCTTGCGCAAGACCGACTGGCCCGACGCGAGCCTCAAGGTGCTGATGGACGGGCCCGAAGCGCCCGCGCTCGTCGAGCAGGCCGAGCGGCTGGGCGTGCCCCTGGAGATCATCGCCAGCCCCACGGCCGAGCAGGCGGCCCAGGCGCAGCGAACGTGCGCGCTCATGGTCTATGCGGCCACGAGCGAGACCAACCCGCCAGCGGTGTTCGAAGCGCTCTCGGTGGGCACCGCCGTGGTGTTGGCCGTCGATCCGCTGTGCGCCTTGCAGGTGGTCCACGGCGTCTCGGGCCTGCGCATGCCGGCCGAGGCCGAGGCGATCGCCCGTGGCGTGGGCGGCTTGCTGATGGATGCGCCGTGGCGCGACGCGCTCGGTGCCGCTGGCCGCGAGAAGGCCTACGCCGATCATTCCAGCCCCGTGGTGGCCAAGGCCATGGCCGAGGCGCAGGTGGCCGCCCTCGAGATCGCCGATCGAGACGGATCGGCGGTCAGCTCGGCCCTCATCCTCGCTGGCGACGGCCTGGCGGGGCTCGATCCCGAGGACACCGGCGCTGCCTGGGCACGGGCCATCCGCGAGTCCCTCGGGCGCGTGGAGGCAGATCCCGACGCATACCTAGCCGCGATCGGCCGGGCGGTGGAGGGGCTGCGGCGCGAGGCCAAGCGGGCTCCGGCTGCCTGA
- the bamA gene encoding outer membrane protein assembly factor BamA → MGTAHTSRGFHRGPWARVIAAAAVLAVAGAAQAQAPTADQEPLEQVTGPLAEFADRKVGAIVLRRPTDSGAFAPLEPTLETMARQQIRTAAGSALDPQMLLRDRRTLDRLGRFRRIVVEAVPQDDGSVVVVFTLDPQPLIYVVQPVGNRALSDQKISVLTEVLVLNPVDPVLIQNVARDIERAYALEGYTEAQVTPDLSEVDETGQLFLRVREGSRLRVTGVRFEGNEVFSDRQLRSQVELKTYKPVLEKGRFDETEAEADVQSLIQFYRDRGYIDVRAGWQRIDAPNNREVIVVYHVAEGERYTVRDVIVEYADEQFQDGFVPRLSPEQVRGLMSIKTGDVYNASLIRRSVEDIYAALTRMGYTTCTVQTEDLTDAEENLVDLRVRIGQGPASRVGLVNVIGNTITQLRVVMRYVELQPDTPADIHERVLVEDSAGQRTQEQLEQTRFFGPLGRPDVRVVLQDPVGDTNHRDILISLEEARTANFAIGAALSSDSGVIGQLIISESNFDITDWPESWDEFIGRRSFRGGGQRASISVEPGNISERYQVSFGEPQLFEGDYSLDTSAFYRSFEYTDYDESRVGGTLALGRAFGSQWRAGLSTRLEQVRVRDIEPDRPVDLFESEGESMLDVLGLTLSRSSFDRPFLPTRGSAVRLSIEQAGLLTDDWDFTRLRGSGVVYVPIQEDFLGRATVANFTGRVGYIPDAPSDVPVFERLNSGGSNFRGFGVRGIGPVGIRNDTGMLGDDQIGGTWELFVGAEIQQPIFNDNFRLVFFTDMGTITTRPGFDHWRMSVGTGLRMTVPALTPVPLAFDFGFPVLKEPTDDTRIFTFTVEVPF, encoded by the coding sequence TTGGGAACGGCGCACACGAGTCGGGGATTCCACCGCGGGCCTTGGGCTCGCGTCATCGCGGCCGCAGCCGTGCTGGCGGTGGCCGGCGCGGCGCAGGCCCAGGCGCCCACCGCCGACCAGGAACCACTCGAGCAGGTCACCGGGCCGCTGGCCGAATTCGCCGACCGCAAGGTCGGCGCCATCGTGCTGCGTCGCCCGACCGACAGCGGGGCGTTTGCCCCCCTCGAGCCCACGCTGGAGACCATGGCCCGCCAGCAGATCCGCACGGCGGCGGGGTCGGCCCTTGACCCCCAGATGCTGCTGCGAGACCGGCGGACGCTCGACCGGCTGGGCCGGTTCCGGCGGATCGTGGTCGAGGCGGTGCCCCAGGACGATGGGTCGGTCGTGGTGGTGTTCACGCTCGACCCCCAGCCGCTCATCTACGTCGTCCAGCCGGTGGGCAACCGCGCCCTGAGCGACCAGAAGATCTCGGTGCTCACCGAGGTGCTGGTGCTCAACCCGGTCGACCCGGTGCTCATCCAGAACGTGGCCCGCGACATCGAGCGCGCGTACGCGCTGGAGGGCTACACCGAGGCCCAGGTCACGCCCGACCTGTCGGAGGTCGACGAGACCGGCCAGTTGTTCCTGCGCGTGCGCGAGGGCAGCCGCCTGCGCGTGACGGGCGTGCGCTTCGAGGGCAACGAGGTCTTCAGCGATCGCCAGCTGCGCTCCCAGGTCGAGCTGAAGACGTACAAGCCCGTGCTCGAGAAGGGCCGCTTCGACGAGACCGAAGCCGAGGCCGACGTGCAGTCGCTGATCCAGTTCTATCGCGACCGCGGGTACATCGACGTGCGCGCCGGCTGGCAGCGCATCGACGCGCCCAACAACCGCGAGGTCATCGTGGTCTACCACGTGGCCGAAGGCGAGCGGTACACCGTGCGCGACGTGATCGTCGAATACGCCGACGAGCAGTTCCAGGACGGCTTCGTGCCCAGGCTCAGTCCCGAGCAGGTGCGCGGGCTCATGTCGATCAAGACCGGCGACGTGTACAACGCCTCGCTCATCCGCCGCAGCGTCGAGGACATCTACGCCGCCCTGACACGCATGGGCTACACCACCTGCACGGTGCAGACCGAGGACCTGACCGACGCCGAGGAAAACCTGGTCGACCTGCGCGTCCGCATCGGGCAGGGGCCCGCCAGCCGGGTGGGCCTGGTGAACGTCATCGGCAACACGATCACGCAGCTGCGCGTGGTCATGCGGTACGTCGAGCTCCAGCCCGACACGCCCGCGGACATCCACGAGCGCGTGCTGGTTGAAGACTCGGCCGGCCAGCGCACGCAGGAGCAGCTCGAGCAGACGCGGTTCTTCGGCCCCCTGGGCCGGCCCGACGTGCGCGTGGTGCTGCAGGATCCGGTGGGCGACACCAACCACCGCGACATCCTGATCAGCCTCGAGGAAGCGCGCACGGCCAACTTCGCCATCGGCGCCGCCCTCAGCAGCGACTCGGGCGTCATCGGCCAGCTCATCATCAGCGAGAGCAACTTCGACATCACCGACTGGCCCGAGAGCTGGGACGAGTTCATCGGGCGGCGGTCCTTCCGCGGCGGCGGCCAGCGCGCCTCGATCAGCGTCGAGCCGGGCAACATCAGCGAGCGCTACCAGGTCTCCTTCGGCGAGCCGCAGCTGTTCGAGGGCGATTACAGCCTGGACACCTCGGCGTTCTACCGCTCGTTCGAGTACACCGATTACGACGAGTCGCGCGTGGGCGGCACGCTGGCGCTGGGCCGGGCCTTTGGCAGCCAGTGGCGGGCCGGGCTGTCCACGCGGCTCGAGCAGGTGCGCGTGCGCGACATCGAGCCGGACCGCCCGGTGGACCTCTTCGAGAGCGAGGGCGAGAGCATGCTCGACGTGCTGGGCCTCACGCTGTCGCGCTCCAGCTTCGATCGCCCCTTCCTGCCCACGCGCGGCTCGGCCGTGCGCCTGAGCATCGAGCAGGCCGGCCTGCTCACCGACGACTGGGACTTCACCCGCCTGCGCGGCAGCGGGGTGGTGTACGTGCCCATCCAGGAAGACTTCCTCGGCCGCGCCACGGTGGCCAACTTCACCGGCCGGGTGGGCTACATCCCCGACGCCCCCAGCGACGTGCCGGTGTTCGAGCGGCTCAACTCGGGCGGGTCGAACTTCCGCGGCTTCGGCGTGCGCGGCATCGGCCCGGTAGGCATCCGCAACGACACGGGCATGCTGGGCGACGACCAGATCGGCGGCACGTGGGAGCTGTTCGTGGGCGCCGAGATCCAGCAGCCCATCTTCAACGACAACTTCCGCCTGGTCTTCTTCACCGACATGGGCACCATCACCACCCGCCCGGGCTTCGACCACTGGCGCATGAGCGTGGGCACGGGCCTGCGCATGACCGTGCCCGCGCTGACGCCCGTTCCCCTGGCGTTCGATTTTGGTTTCCCCGTGCTCAAGGAGCCCACCGACGACACGCGGATCTTCACGTTTACGGTTGAAGTGCCGTTCTGA
- a CDS encoding glycosyltransferase, whose translation MTPVSYVICTRNRPAELAATLHALDALHASDPSQAEVVIADNASDVPVRQTLPDVTIPVRVVTLDRNVAASARNHAAAEARHDWLVMLDDDSAPRDLGHLHVLSRMADDVAVVMADITLPDGSRERGGLPEVLVGCGAAVRKQAYLDAGGYDESFFFAAEEPDLCARLIDAGWRVEFSPWFRVLHHKTSTNRDLNRMLRLLTRNQGVIIERTTPAHDRSFLRKDHVRRCAWIAEKENAVEGFRKGLAELRRIRHSLDRRPLSEHHFERFVGLYHAREAVERALSAERFDTARLVHEGKHAWAVRRALSEAGIEIVDDTREADRLVIGTLSPGPMLDALALMHARGQGASVLVPWVEAPRILGVEADAFPLMPSLRPAALTRRDAAATPARARIRA comes from the coding sequence GTGACGCCGGTCTCCTACGTCATCTGCACGCGCAATCGTCCGGCCGAACTGGCCGCGACGCTGCATGCGCTCGACGCCCTGCACGCCAGCGACCCCTCGCAGGCCGAGGTCGTCATCGCCGACAACGCCTCGGATGTGCCGGTGCGGCAAACGCTTCCCGACGTCACCATTCCCGTCCGCGTCGTCACGCTCGACCGCAACGTCGCCGCATCGGCGCGCAACCACGCCGCGGCCGAGGCCCGGCACGACTGGCTGGTTATGCTCGACGACGACAGCGCCCCCAGGGACCTGGGCCACCTGCACGTACTGAGCCGAATGGCCGACGACGTCGCCGTGGTGATGGCCGACATCACGCTGCCCGACGGCTCGCGCGAGCGCGGCGGGCTGCCCGAGGTGCTCGTGGGCTGCGGGGCGGCGGTGCGTAAGCAGGCTTATCTCGACGCGGGCGGATACGACGAGAGCTTCTTCTTCGCGGCCGAGGAGCCCGACCTGTGCGCCCGGCTGATCGACGCGGGCTGGCGGGTGGAATTCAGCCCGTGGTTCCGCGTCTTGCACCACAAGACCTCAACCAATCGCGACCTGAACCGCATGCTCCGGCTGCTGACGCGAAACCAGGGCGTCATCATCGAACGCACCACGCCTGCCCACGACCGCTCGTTCCTTCGCAAGGACCACGTCCGTCGGTGCGCGTGGATCGCAGAGAAAGAGAACGCCGTCGAGGGCTTCCGCAAAGGCCTTGCCGAGCTGCGCCGGATCCGACACTCGCTCGACCGCCGGCCGCTGAGCGAGCACCACTTCGAGCGATTCGTCGGGCTTTACCATGCGCGCGAGGCGGTCGAGCGGGCATTGTCGGCCGAACGATTCGACACCGCCAGGCTCGTGCACGAGGGCAAGCACGCCTGGGCCGTCCGACGGGCCCTCAGCGAGGCGGGCATCGAGATCGTCGACGACACGCGCGAGGCCGATCGCTTGGTCATCGGCACGCTCTCGCCCGGCCCGATGCTCGATGCCCTGGCCCTGATGCACGCCCGGGGCCAGGGAGCAAGCGTGCTTGTGCCCTGGGTCGAAGCGCCGCGCATCCTGGGCGTCGAGGCCGACGCATTCCCGCTCATGCCCAGCCTGCGACCGGCGGCGCTCACGCGTCGGGACGCAGCCGCAACGCCCGCTCGAGCTCGCATCCGCGCCTAG